One Apodemus sylvaticus chromosome 23, mApoSyl1.1, whole genome shotgun sequence genomic window carries:
- the Wtap gene encoding pre-mRNA-splicing regulator WTAP isoform X3, whose translation MTNEEPLPKKVRLSETDFKVMSRDELILRWKQYEAYVQALEGKYTDLNSNDVTGLRESEEKLKQQQQESARRENILVMRLATKEQEMQECTTQIQYLKQVQQPSVAQLRSTMVDPAINLFFLKMKGELEQTKDKLEQAQNELSAWKFTPDR comes from the exons ATGACCAACGAAGAACCTCTTCCTAAAAAG GTCCGACTGAGTGAAACAGACTTCAAAGTTATGTCACGGGATGAGTTAATTCTAAG ATGGAAACAATATGAAGCATATGTTCAAGCTTTGGAGGGAAAGTACACAGACCTTAACT caAACGATGTGACTGGTTTAAGGGAATCTGAAGAAAAACTAAAGCAGCAACAGCAGGAGTCTGCACGAAGGGAGAACATTCTTGTCATGCGACTAGCAACCAAGGAGCAGGAAATGCAAGAGTGCACT ACTCAAATCCAGTACCTCAAGCAAGTTCAGCAGCCGAGTGTGGCCCAACTGAGATCAACAATGGTCGACCCAGCGAtcaacttgtttttcctaaaaatgaAAGGTGAACTGGAACAGACTAAAGACAAACTGGAACAAGCCCAAAATGAACTGAGTGCCTGGAAGTTTACGCCTGATAGGTAA
- the Wtap gene encoding pre-mRNA-splicing regulator WTAP isoform X2 — MTNEEPLPKKVRLSETDFKVMSRDELILRWKQYEAYVQALEGKYTDLNSNDVTGLRESEEKLKQQQQESARRENILVMRLATKEQEMQECTTQIQYLKQVQQPSVAQLRSTMVDPAINLFFLKMKGELEQTKDKLEQAQNELSAWKFTPDRGLMPSDYSEEEANSEKFPL; from the exons ATGACCAACGAAGAACCTCTTCCTAAAAAG GTCCGACTGAGTGAAACAGACTTCAAAGTTATGTCACGGGATGAGTTAATTCTAAG ATGGAAACAATATGAAGCATATGTTCAAGCTTTGGAGGGAAAGTACACAGACCTTAACT caAACGATGTGACTGGTTTAAGGGAATCTGAAGAAAAACTAAAGCAGCAACAGCAGGAGTCTGCACGAAGGGAGAACATTCTTGTCATGCGACTAGCAACCAAGGAGCAGGAAATGCAAGAGTGCACT ACTCAAATCCAGTACCTCAAGCAAGTTCAGCAGCCGAGTGTGGCCCAACTGAGATCAACAATGGTCGACCCAGCGAtcaacttgtttttcctaaaaatgaAAGGTGAACTGGAACAGACTAAAGACAAACTGGAACAAGCCCAAAATGAACTGAGTGCCTGGAAGTTTACGCCTGATAG AGGCCTGATGCCGTCGGACTATTCCGAAGAAGAGGCCAACTCCGAAAAATTCCCCCTCTAG